The following are encoded in a window of Vicia villosa cultivar HV-30 ecotype Madison, WI unplaced genomic scaffold, Vvil1.0 ctg.003020F_1_1, whole genome shotgun sequence genomic DNA:
- the LOC131640266 gene encoding glycolipid transfer protein 1-like, with protein MHYLYLYLNFPTRMEGSISSPALEALDHVISEEGKILTKPFLDVCKTVLPILDKFGGAFSFVKSDIGGNIARLETQYDSDSLEYKFLHSMIQKEVETKTERIQSSCTNSLLWLSRSMDYTVQLFKNLQEHKDWSMKHVCRDSYDKTFKKWHNWLASSTFNVGLKLVPDRKSFMEAIGTGDLSSDIVKFCDSFSLVLAENHKVLASVNMDNRKF; from the exons AtgcattatttatatttatatttgaacTTTCCTACAAGAATGGAAGGATCCATATCGAGTCCTGCATTGGAAGCATTGGATCATGTAATATCTGAAGAAGGGAAAATTCTCACAAAACCTTTCTTGGATGTTTGCAAAACTGTATTACCCATTTTAG ATAAATTTGGAGgagcattttcatttgtaaaatCTGATATAGGTGGTAACATCGCG AGATTGGAGACTCAGTATGATTCCGACTCTTTAGAGTACAAATTTTTACATAGCATGATTCAAAAAGAAGTTGAAACTAAAACAGAAAGGATTCAATCAAGCTGCACAAATTCCCTACTATGGCTATCAAG GAGCATGGATTATACAGTACAATTGTTCAAAAACTTACAAGAACATAAGGATTGGAGCATGAAACATGTTTGTCGGGATTCATACGACAAAACATTTAAAAAGTGGCATAACTGGCTAGCAAGTTCTActttcaat GTTGGATTGAAGCTTGTTCCTGATAGAAAAAGTTTCATGGAAGCAATTGGTACAGGAGACCTAAGTTCTGACATAGTAAAATTTTGTGATAGCTTCTCTTTAGTACTTGCAGAGAATCATAAAGTTCTG GCTAGTGTTAATATGGATAATAGAAAATTTTGA